The Pseudomonas baetica genome includes a region encoding these proteins:
- a CDS encoding DUF3565 domain-containing protein: METALLAAISMGRDLLHKNIERPSLAKQSRESEHNPDKRDSTITGLHQDEDAHWVAELSCGHTQHLRHQPPWQSRAWVLDPGQRIEKIGQPFACGWCAQGSVSDNLGD, encoded by the coding sequence ATGGAGACAGCCTTATTGGCGGCGATCAGCATGGGGCGAGACCTTTTGCATAAGAATATAGAAAGGCCAAGTTTAGCGAAGCAATCGCGCGAAAGCGAACACAACCCGGACAAACGGGATTCAACGATCACAGGCTTGCATCAAGACGAGGACGCTCATTGGGTGGCCGAGCTTTCCTGTGGACACACGCAACACCTGCGCCACCAGCCGCCATGGCAATCGCGAGCGTGGGTATTGGACCCGGGGCAACGTATTGAAAAAATAGGCCAACCCTTTGCCTGCGGTTGGTGCGCACAAGGCTCGGTTAGCGATAACCTTGGCGACTGA